In Pongo abelii isolate AG06213 chromosome 5, NHGRI_mPonAbe1-v2.0_pri, whole genome shotgun sequence, the DNA window TCTTGATATATATTGATAAGTTgtcaatattttctcttctgataAGTGAAAATGgtactaattattattttatcttttatttcttgattAATTGTTAAGTATTTATATGCTTATTAGCTACTCTTATATCTTAGTTTATAAATTAACAggatattttgttttagtttttgtccATTCCTCTTCTGAGATCTtagcatttttcttatttatttgaaagAGTTCTGTGTAAGTAAAAGCAATTAACCTTTTATCTCTggcattatttctttatttgttattgGACTTTTTTATTAATGTTGTTTTTGACATATGGAAACACACCAGGTTTACAAATTCAGGCAATGTAATCTTTCAGTGTGCAGATATGTGGTATGTTTATTTTACCTGTAATTATGCTGGTCTTCCTTATAAGCTCACAGTCACTTGGTAGAGAGGCAGAAATGAATGTtaggccttttttattttttaatttagtctGAACTTATCCTGTAAATAGCCCTTGGTAgtaatgtttggttttttgaggtAATTGCTTAGTCTCTCTTGTTCCCAACTCCTTCCTGGCTGTGTTCCAAGGTGGAGTTAAGTGTCTTAAGTGGAAGGGACTCAGGTAACCTCTGAGTGCAGTGAAGAGCAACTTGGATTCACATGATCATTGGGCATGCTGCCAGCCCTTCCACCTAacatctctccctcccttccttcctctctctctccctactttcctctctctctctctctctccccccatctccctccctttctctccctcctcctactttcctctctgtctctctccccatctccctccctttctctccctccccctacttTCCCAGCTGACTGGATTCTTCTTGAATGGCTGCTCTAGCAccctctgcctctctgcctcATTCTTCTGGAGATGAAGCTGTCCACCCCCATTCCCTGTGGAGAGGTCTCCTCACCTCACCATGGTAAGCCTGTGCTGGGCCGGCGGGCTCTTAATTCAGGTCCAAGACTCTCTAGTGGGCAGGTCCCCAACACATCATATGGGAACCAAAAGGTGCCCAGAAAAGCTACACGTCCCGGCCTCCCTGTGCCTAAGCAGCCCTACCACTTAGCATATCATGAGGCCATACCACGCAGCGGTACCTTGAAGCGGCTGCACCTGAGTAGGTAAAGGAGCAGCCAAGGGGCCATCTGTTTCTGAAGCACTAACTGGAAATTGAGACAGAGATCTCTCCACCCTCTGAATTCCTCATATCATTGGCCAAAGCAGGACACCCACTTCTAACCATTTCTCTTCTCCTATTCCTTGTTTCCCTTTTCCTCATACAACCCTCTGgctgtttatttttaacttcCCCTGTGTTGGATCATCTTTCTAGCATAGAACAATAGGCCTCCTGGCCCCATGGGCAGAAGTACATCTTCTTCACGCCCTGGGAGAAGCAAAGGATCTGATGGGTCATGCCCATCCGATAGGTTCAACTGTGACTGAACAGATTTCAGCATCTAGCAATCCTCTTTCTCCTGACTTTCCAGCATTGCTCAAGACAGCAAATGAACATCCTCCCCTGCTCTGGGAAGTCATTCTTGCAGCTTGGCCTCGGAGGGGTGAGGCTAAAAATAGGACACAAATAaggtggggcggggcgggggggagggTATCAGGATGCAcctatttaatctttacaaaatattttcctggTTATAtagatttttcaacttttatgtaGCCATATCTCACATTGTGTGATgattaatttcatgtgtcaacttgactgagctatggggtacccagatatttggtcagacATTATTCAGGGTGTTTCATTTGAGGATTTTTTTCCAGATGAGATTACCGTTTAAACCAGTAGACTTGGTAAAGCAGATCACCTActctaatgtgggtgggcctcacccAAACAATTGAAGACCTCAGTAGAATGAAAAGACAGACCCTTCCCCAAGTAAAAGAGGATtcttcctgcctgactgccttctGACTCAGACTGAAACATCAGCTCTTCATGGGTCTTGAGACAGGGACTACATCATTCATTCTAGTTCTCAAGCCTTTGAACTCAGACTGGAACTGCCCCATcaactctcctgggtctccagcttgccagcTCACCCTACAGATCTTGAGACTTGCATGCCTCCATAATCTCATAAgtcaattatttataataaacttcattatatgtgtgtacatatataaatatctttatatatgtgtatgtatatatacataatgtgtatatatatgtttatatatgcatctatataaatatatagagagatttattataagaaattgatGTGAGATTATGCAGGTatgaaagtctcaggatacatgTATATCTGTGTGCATATATATCTCTTAtttgctctgtttctctggagaaccctgactagtacACTTTGCTTTTACTCTTAGAAAGTTTTTTCTCATTCTAACATCAGATAAATATTTATCTGTagcttcttttagtttttaaaatttctgtttctctttaaaaGTCTTTGGTCCGCTTTCCGCGCTATCTGCAGAGGGGTCCATACGGCATTGTTCTGGATTCCCGTCGTAACTTAAAGGGAAACTTTCACAATGTCCGGAGCCCTTGATGTCCTGCAAATGAAGGAGGAGGATGTCCTTAAGTTCCTTGCAGCAGGAACCCACTTAGGTGGCACCAATCTTGACTTCCAGATGGAACAGTacatctataaaaggaaaagtgaTAGCATCTATATCATAAATCTGAAGAGGACCTGGGAGAAGCTTCTGCTGGCAGCTCGTGCTATTGTTGCCATTGAAAACCCTGCTGATGTCAGTGTTATATCCTCCAGGAATACTGGCGAGAGGGCTGTGCTGAAGTTTGCTGCTGCCACTGGAGCCACTCCAATTGCTGGCCGCTTCACTCCTGGAACCTTCACTAACCAGATCCAGGCAGCCTTCCGGGAGCCACGGCTTCTTGTGGTTACTGACCCCAGGGCTGACCACCAGCCTCTCACGGAGGCATCTTATGTTAACCTACCTACCATTGCGCTGTGTAACACAGATTCTCCTCTGCGCTATGTGGACATTGCCAACCCATGCAACAACAAGGGAGCTCACTCAGTGGGTTTGATGTGGTGGATGCTGGCTCAGAAAGTTCTGCGCATGCGTGGCACCATTTCCCGTGAACACCCATGGGAGGTCATGCCTGATCTGTACTTGTACAGAGATCCTGAAGAGactgaaaaagaagagcaggctGCTGCTGAAAAGGCAGTGACCAAGGAGGAATTTCAGGGTGAATGGACTGCTCCAGCTCCTGAGTTCACTGCTACTCAGCCTGAGGTTGCAGACTGGTCTGAAGGTGTACAGGTGCCCTCTGTGCCTATTCAGCAGTTCCCTACTGAAAACTGGAGCGCTCAGCCTGCCACGGAAAattggtctgcagctcccactgCTCAGGCCACTGAATGGGTAGGAGCAACCACTGACTGGTCTTAAGCTGTTCTTGCATAGGCTGTTAAGCAACATGGAAAAATGGTTGTTGGAAAATAAAcatcagtttctaaaaaaaaaaaaaaaaaaaaaaaaaagtctttggtcCATATGGGATGTATCTGAGCACATGTCGTAAGTTAAAAGTCaaagcagttttaatttttaaacataagtCAGTGTCCTCACAACCTTTAATATGTTCGCTTCCTTGGCATGCACATGCTACAATtttctaggattttatttttttctcctttctttctgctcCTAAATGTGAACATTCCATATGTCTctctcattttccattttcttctcagCCCTCTTTCCTTTAATATTATGCACATTCTATGTCAGCTATCTTCAATATGTAGGGACCGAAAATGATTCAAAAGGCTGGAGGCTGTGTTTTAATCTACCTGTTGGACTTTTCCACTAGCATCTTGCCCGAGTCCTGTGACTTACATGTATTAAAGTTACAGGACTCTTTAATACAGCCTTTTTGCTGCCAAACGTCAGCCTGTCCCTGTCTCCCCTGCCCCATTCTTGTTGATGGCATTTGAACTCTTGAATTCTTTTGTCCCTTGAAATCCTGCGTGTTCTTTGTGGCCAATTTAAAAGGTATCTTCTTTCTAGCACTTTCACTTTTTGCTCCTCCCAAATCAGAGCAATCTCTATTTATCTAAATTATCATAACACTTCATACTTTTCTGACGGAACTTATCTCACTTGACCTTGTATGACAGTTATTTATACATGACAATTCCTCATTCTATATTTATATTCTGTATCTTGTTtgtaaaatttctaaaaagaatGATACTTTCTAAACAAAGCTGATATTTAGAAGTAGGAAACCTGTAGAATGAGTATGGGATAAACTGATCTTACAGAATTAATAAAACTGTTAATAATATAGATGAAGTTCATGATCGGCTTTTGACCATGGCATGGATTCTCTCCATCGCTCCCTCTCCTCTCTGACTCCGCTTTCCATGCTCAAACTAAAGGACAGAATCTACATCATACACTTTTGTCTAATCTGCATTACCAGAATGGTACCTTAGATGCAATAGAACCTGAACACATatttgtggaaggaaggaa includes these proteins:
- the LOC100459271 gene encoding small ribosomal subunit protein uS2-like yields the protein MSGALDVLQMKEEDVLKFLAAGTHLGGTNLDFQMEQYIYKRKSDSIYIINLKRTWEKLLLAARAIVAIENPADVSVISSRNTGERAVLKFAAATGATPIAGRFTPGTFTNQIQAAFREPRLLVVTDPRADHQPLTEASYVNLPTIALCNTDSPLRYVDIANPCNNKGAHSVGLMWWMLAQKVLRMRGTISREHPWEVMPDLYLYRDPEETEKEEQAAAEKAVTKEEFQGEWTAPAPEFTATQPEVADWSEGVQVPSVPIQQFPTENWSAQPATENWSAAPTAQATEWVGATTDWS